The nucleotide window AGGTAACTTCAATTCTCTCACTCTTCGGAACAACCAATTGGGAAAACCGTTGCTTAATTATACACCACAACACAGTCTTCTTCAGTTCTACAACAACAATTATATTaaggttttatttatttatttatattttcttcagTTCTGTTATTCTGTTATTGATGCTGGCTGGAAGTGCATTGCATTAGAAGCCTATGGATTCTTTCTTCATATGAATGTCATTTTGTGTATCTGCTATTTCATTATGAGGAATTAAATAGTACCTGTCACATAGTTTTGCACTAAAATCTTTGTTTAATTCATTATTTGTTCCAGCATAATATTTGTAGATGGACAATGAATTTGAGGACATACAAGAAGAAGTTTCTGACAAGATTCCAAGCAGTCACCAGAGAAGAAAGCAGGTTTCTTCTTTTTACACATActgttcttttaaaaaaaaatcctaattttctATAGGTTTGTATATATTACtgttctaaatatttttctgAATGTGATTTCAGTCGTTTATTTGGAAAGTTTTGACGATGAAAGAGAGAAATGGAGGCACAACTGGAAGAGCTTTGGTTGATTCACTTGGTGAGTTCCATGGAATTTCATTTTTGGTTTTACTTAAATAGATGCATAAAACGTTTTTTTATGGATATGGAAAACCTAGAAAAATGTTTCTTTAtagtttgtttatttatttatttaattttttttgtcaatatgGCATGGGAGTTCATCATAGacattgttaatttttattttggagaTACCATTCGACATTCAATTTGCTCTCCTGGAGTGTTTGCAAGCACTAATTTTCTGTTGAACAGAATATTATCAGAATAACTACTGTTCTTTTTGTTATTGTCTCCCTTAGAATGGAaccttttatctttttctttttttcttgcttcttctatctcttgttattttaaaataatcatctgAAGTGTAAAGGTTAGAAGATGAGCTGGATTTAGCGACTGTTAAGAGAAACTTAAAATTCGTCGAACGGAACATTCAAGGCTATTTGATATATTGGAATATATTCCGGGTTGGGTCTTAGATTCTGTATTAGATGAAGCAAGAATGGTAgatgcattttcattttctatGTTACTCATTCATAAGTTCTCTCCTTTTTATCCGGGGAATCAAAATTCCTCCTCACAGTAAAACGATAATAGGTTGGGATTAAGAAAAGCATATGCCTTTCGTGCTTTGTGGCAGGgagaattttttgttttacttttttcttGTAATAATGTTAAAGAGATTGATGATCTATCTATGGTTGAATCAACATCTAATTTAATTAGAACTGTATAAGAGAGTGTGGAGCATCTTGTGGTTTGATCTAAAAATCAGAATATATTCAGGTTTAGACTTTAAGCTAATGTGCAAGAATGAGTTATACATCTTTGTTACCTTTAACTTTCActgtatttatattttcttattactgAAGGAACGTGTAAAGAAAAGGTGACCTTGCACTTATCAATTTTTCAGTAGTATCATCATTCTAAAACCAATATCTCCCTTGGCAATTATTTGCAGATGCAATTCCTGATTCGTCAATTGAAAACTGCATCTCAGAGTCTTCTATGTCTTCTGTTGAAGCAATtcataatttcaggtatttttgtgaaattttctATTCATTATTGGTTTTACTTTTTTATGACAGTCTGTTACTGTCACAATATAAAATACCAAGTTTAGATCATGGTCATTTGACTGTTTTTAATCTTTAGAGTTTTTGCAGCAACTTGGAATGTAGGAGGGCAATGTCCCAATGGGAAccttgatttgagtgattttcTGCAGGTCCGAAATGAACACGACATATATGTCTTGGGGTATGGTCTATctaacatcaaattcaaattattttaatccaGGAATAAGTTTTCAAATCAATGATATGCTTTTAAGTTGGATAACTAAATACAGTAAAAAGGCCATTTTGAATGTTCAAAACTATGAGGTTCTTGTTCAGTTGTATTGAAAAAAAGTACTACAATTTTTGCTGTATTTTCCAATATAACTGATAAATGTAGTGACGAATCcacaaaatacatataaattcatatatttttaaattaatatccAAATTACTAGTAGTGATTTGTAAAGTACAATTTTAGGATTGCTGTGATAATTTATTTGggaatataatttttctttctcgACCCTTTTAGCTTTCAGGAGATTGTTCCATTGAATGCGGGAAACGTGCTAGTCCTCGAGGATAATGAACCGGCTGCAAAATGGCTTGCTTTAATCAACCAATCACTCAATGGATCTCATGATTTGTCTTCCAAAGGAGTGAAATCCACAGCATCATTTGGTAGTTCCTTGTCTTTCCAAAAGCCTTCTTTAAAGAAGATTAAgaagactttcaagaagctaaATGGAAGGAAGCTAAAAAGTTGTAACTGTGTTCTTGAAATGGAAAGGAAGGCCTCTAAGGATTTCTGTTTCCGCTGCCAAGAACCGAATTTAAAGCCAGATGATTCTTCCACTGAAGAAGATGATGACAATATCCCTATTTCTGTTTTGGCCACAAGTCAGATGAAATACAGTCTTGTTGCTTGTAAGCAAATGGTTGGAATTTTCGTTTGTGTTTGGATGCGAAAGGAGCTTGTTCAGTATGTAGGCCATTTGAGAATATGTTGCACCAGTCGCGGGATCATGGGTTGTCTTGGAAACAAGGTATGTTATAGTGTAATTTTTGTTGTGTTTCTTATTTATTAACCGAAGTACCAAATGGACGCAAAATGCTTGATTTGTTTAGTAAATATACACAAAAAGTGATTTTTTCAGTGACATTATCTNNNNNNNNNNNNNNNNNNNNNNNNNNNNNNNNNNNNNNNNNTTTGTTCTGTGGTTGCAGGGTTGTATATCGGTTAGCATGTCATTTTATCAGACGAGTATTTGTTTTATCTGCAGTCATTTAGCATCCGGCGAGAAAGAGGGCGATGAACTTCGCAGAAATCTCGATGTCATAGAGATACTAAAGAACACTCAGTTTCCAAGGATTTGTAAGACACCACAGAGCAGGATGCCTGACAAAATTTTAGATCATGAGTGAGTGAGCATTCATTCGGAACCATTCTGAGTTATAATGCCGGTTTTTTCAttactttctttaattttacatatatatggCCTCAAATTCTGATCATATGAGAATTGATCTCCAGCCGAATCATATGGTTTGGGGACTTGAATTACAGAATTTCTTTGAGCTATGATGATGCGAAAAGGCTTGTGGAAAAGAGGGACTGGCCATCCCTTTTTGACAAGGATCAGGTAATTTCCCATAATTATTTTCAGTTCAGTGTTGATTTGAATTTCATACACCTTGCCATTGCATGATTTTGAAGGGTAATACTATAGTAAAGAGTGAAAATTGCACTTTTTAcagtagaaaaaaaaataaagatatcatgTGTAATGCACACTTCTCTGAAAAAATTAACTACAATCTTTATTCTTCATCCAATTGCTGTTGAGTATCCATGTTTGAATAATGATCTCCAAGAGATGATTTGTAACtggaaattttttttggtgaagaATGAAGTtgtgtgaaaaataaagatgataactaaaattttaagagaAACGTGCGATgcatatgatatttttattttattttatgatatttttattttattttatttttttcactctTCACGATAGCATTACCTTTTGTAACTATGTTCTTGGAGTGAAAACATTTAATCAATTATCGTATATTAATTTTTGTCGATGTTGTTTTGATTATTCGTCatgtactttttttcctttcatcATAGCTTAAGATGGAAAGGGAAGCAGGTCGCGTATTCAAGGGTTGGAAAGAAGGGAAGATCTACTTTGCGCCGACTTATAAATACCCCATCAACTCAGATACTTACTATCTTGAGAATGTGAAAGTTTCAAGAAACAAAAGGAGAACTCCAGCTTGGTATGTATCAGAATTAGTTTGAATAATTTAAGAAATATGTTTTCATCTTTAATCTGAACAACGAAGGATTTACATGCAGGTGCGATAGAATCTTGTGGCGTGGGAGTGGAATACAGCAACTCTCTTACGTACGCAAAGAATTGAAGTTTTCTGACCATAGGCCTGTTTGTGCAACATTTTTTGTACAAGTTGATGTTTTGTCCAAGGGACAGAGGAAGAAAAATTCCACTTTCAACTTCCATATTCAAGATCTTGTACAGACTAACTCTAGAAGTTTATATTATTCTtgataatatcaaataaattgacaatCATATGACAAATGATCACTAAATCAGcatcaattttgattttttttaattcattttttatggTGTATTGCAAGATAGTTTGATCACGTGAAGTGCCCTTCAACTTAGGGGACTAGAATTTGTGAGCAATTCAACCGTATTGGCTATAATGCTATATGTAGCTTCAACCTCATGATGTTTCTAGGCTGCACTGGTCTAAAGCTTNNNNNNNNNNNNNNNNNNNNNNNNNNNNNNNN belongs to Arachis duranensis cultivar V14167 chromosome 8, aradu.V14167.gnm2.J7QH, whole genome shotgun sequence and includes:
- the LOC107462741 gene encoding type I inositol polyphosphate 5-phosphatase 10 isoform X1, with the protein product MDNEFEDIQEEVSDKIPSSHQRRKQSFIWKVLTMKERNGGTTGRALVDSLDAIPDSSIENCISESSMSSVEAIHNFRVFAATWNVGGQCPNGNLDLSDFLQVRNEHDIYVLGFQEIVPLNAGNVLVLEDNEPAAKWLALINQSLNGSHDLSSKGVKSTASFGSSLSFQKPSLKKIKKTFKKLNGRKLKSCNCVLEMERKASKDFCFRCQEPNLKPDDSSTEEDDDNIPISVLATSQMKYSLVACKQMVGIFVCVWMRKELVQYVGHLRICCTSRGIMGCLGNKGCISVSMSFYQTSICFICSHLASGEKEGDELRRNLDVIEILKNTQFPRICKTPQSRMPDKILDHDRIIWFGDLNYRISLSYDDAKRLVEKRDWPSLFDKDQLKMEREAGRVFKGWKEGKIYFAPTYKYPINSDTYYLENVKVSRNKRRTPAWCDRILWRGSGIQQLSYVRKELKFSDHRPVCATFFVQVDVLSKGQRKKNSTFNFHIQDLVQTNSRSLYYS
- the LOC107462741 gene encoding type I inositol polyphosphate 5-phosphatase 10 isoform X2 — encoded protein: MEAQLEELWLIHLMQFLIRQLKTASQSLLCLLLKQFIISATWNVGGQCPNGNLDLSDFLQVRNEHDIYVLGFQEIVPLNAGNVLVLEDNEPAAKWLALINQSLNGSHDLSSKGVKSTASFGSSLSFQKPSLKKIKKTFKKLNGRKLKSCNCVLEMERKASKDFCFRCQEPNLKPDDSSTEEDDDNIPISVLATSQMKYSLVACKQMVGIFVCVWMRKELVQYVGHLRICCTSRGIMGCLGNKGCISVSMSFYQTSICFICSHLASGEKEGDELRRNLDVIEILKNTQFPRICKTPQSRMPDKILDHDRIIWFGDLNYRISLSYDDAKRLVEKRDWPSLFDKDQLKMEREAGRVFKGWKEGKIYFAPTYKYPINSDTYYLENVKVSRNKRRTPAWCDRILWRGSGIQQLSYVRKELKFSDHRPVCATFFVQVDVLSKGQRKKNSTFNFHIQDLVQTNSRSLYYS